A part of Blastocatellia bacterium genomic DNA contains:
- a CDS encoding DinB family protein, producing the protein MTAQAISRTHQQPTGDAELELTRQELLVQYIMAPDQLEAALAGLTEPDLDVAHTIGKWTIREIVHHIVDMDDISSMIVKAALSHSGCTVDLGWYDSNTVCAAALDYASRPIAPDLALMRAKHQHIEQLLRELPQAWERFVMLKRAGASEVTKLTVRQLIYHQTDHTRHHLEQIRVTRQEHGL; encoded by the coding sequence ATGACAGCCCAGGCCATTTCTCGAACACATCAACAACCGACAGGCGATGCCGAGCTGGAGCTGACCCGGCAGGAATTACTCGTGCAGTACATCATGGCGCCAGATCAGTTGGAAGCTGCTCTGGCTGGCCTAACCGAGCCGGACCTCGATGTCGCGCACACGATTGGCAAATGGACAATCCGCGAGATTGTCCACCATATCGTAGACATGGATGACATCAGCTCGATGATTGTCAAAGCTGCCTTGAGCCATTCTGGCTGCACGGTTGATCTGGGCTGGTACGATTCAAATACGGTGTGCGCAGCGGCGCTGGATTACGCCAGTCGTCCGATTGCGCCCGACCTGGCGCTGATGCGCGCCAAACATCAGCACATCGAGCAACTGCTGCGCGAGCTGCCCCAGGCATGGGAGCGGTTCGTTATGCTCAAACGAGCCGGCGCATCAGAAGTGACCAAGCTCACCGTCCGTCAACTGATCTATCATCAAACGGACCACACACGGCATCACCTTGAGCAAATTCGCGTGACGCGGCAGGAGCACGGATTGTGA
- a CDS encoding cyclopropane-fatty-acyl-phospholipid synthase family protein — translation MKRVFQQLLQAVTDNGSLVSCEVRFWDGERLRIGEEEPAFVLGFETERALKRTLSEGSLGFGEEYMAGHITVEGDWQPLIRLGLDPRIQNLKLPWHVALRMLWHAVTSRNTLRRAPRNIAYHYDRGNEFYRLWLDESMTYSCAYFRRPDDTLEQAQQQKYEHICRKLQLQLGDTLVDIGCGWGGMLMYAARHYGVRGVGCTLSQPQVEWARATVAREHLEQFIRIERQDYRQLSGQFDKLVSIGMFEHVGKQFIPTFMAQARALLKPGGLGLLHTIGKDRPSAGDPWTMKYIFPGAYLPLLDEILREMGKAGLVPIDVENLRLHYSETLRQWRQRFEAHAAEIEAMFDARFVRMWRMFLNSAEAGFRYGNLRLYQITFTNGLNNALPWTREHLYVEALNREVSPSLISTR, via the coding sequence ATGAAACGAGTTTTCCAGCAGCTTCTGCAGGCGGTCACCGACAATGGCTCGCTTGTCTCATGCGAGGTGCGATTCTGGGATGGCGAGCGGCTCCGCATCGGCGAAGAAGAGCCAGCTTTCGTGCTGGGATTTGAAACCGAACGCGCGTTGAAGCGGACGCTCAGCGAAGGTTCGCTTGGATTCGGCGAAGAGTACATGGCAGGCCACATCACGGTAGAGGGCGACTGGCAGCCATTGATTCGTCTCGGGCTGGACCCGCGTATCCAAAATCTTAAATTGCCATGGCACGTCGCATTGCGCATGTTGTGGCACGCAGTGACCTCTCGCAACACGTTACGGCGCGCGCCGCGCAATATCGCTTATCACTATGATCGAGGCAACGAGTTTTACCGACTCTGGCTTGATGAAAGCATGACCTATTCGTGCGCTTACTTCCGGCGGCCCGACGACACACTGGAGCAAGCGCAGCAGCAAAAGTACGAGCACATTTGCCGTAAGCTCCAACTTCAGCTTGGCGACACGCTGGTGGACATTGGTTGCGGCTGGGGCGGGATGTTGATGTACGCCGCTCGCCACTATGGCGTCAGAGGCGTCGGCTGCACATTGTCACAGCCCCAGGTGGAGTGGGCGCGCGCAACCGTCGCACGCGAGCATCTGGAGCAGTTCATCAGGATTGAGCGCCAAGATTACCGGCAACTGTCAGGACAATTTGACAAGCTGGTTTCCATCGGCATGTTTGAGCATGTCGGCAAACAATTCATCCCCACGTTTATGGCTCAGGCGCGCGCCTTGCTCAAGCCAGGCGGCCTTGGGCTTCTTCATACAATCGGCAAGGATCGCCCTTCGGCTGGCGATCCCTGGACGATGAAGTACATTTTCCCCGGCGCGTACCTGCCCTTGCTTGACGAAATCTTACGAGAGATGGGAAAAGCCGGGCTCGTCCCTATTGACGTAGAGAACCTGCGGCTGCATTACAGTGAAACGCTGCGTCAGTGGCGACAGCGATTTGAAGCGCATGCCGCCGAGATTGAAGCCATGTTTGACGCGCGATTCGTCCGCATGTGGCGGATGTTTTTGAACTCGGCCGAAGCAGGTTTCCGCTACGGCAATCTGCGACTCTACCAGATCACGTTCACCAACGGGTTGAATAATGCTTTGCCCTGGACGCGCGAGCATCTGTATGTCGAGGCATTGAATCGGGAAGTATCACCCTCATTGATAAGCACGAGGTAA
- a CDS encoding elongation factor P, translated as MITASELRAGMVAKMEGELYRILSAEYHAGGGKLGGVMYAKARHLRTRHIKEWRLHPEEKIEEVLIERRDMEYLYSDGDSFYFMDPETFDQIGLPRDLIGGRDKFLQAGRPIGIELYDGNPINVVFPETVDLTVVTAPPGLREHDTSTYKAVVLENGMELLVPQFIKQGDVVRVEVETGKYLERVKSPSG; from the coding sequence ATGATCACGGCGAGCGAACTCAGAGCCGGCATGGTCGCCAAAATGGAAGGCGAACTCTATCGCATCCTCAGCGCCGAATACCACGCCGGAGGCGGCAAACTGGGCGGCGTGATGTACGCCAAAGCGCGACATCTGCGCACGCGCCACATCAAAGAATGGCGGCTGCATCCCGAAGAGAAAATCGAAGAGGTGCTGATTGAGCGTCGCGACATGGAATATCTCTACTCGGATGGCGATTCCTTCTACTTCATGGACCCGGAGACGTTCGATCAAATCGGCCTGCCGCGCGACCTCATCGGTGGTCGAGATAAATTTCTCCAAGCCGGTCGGCCCATTGGCATCGAGCTTTACGATGGTAACCCGATCAACGTTGTATTCCCTGAAACCGTTGATCTGACGGTTGTCACCGCGCCGCCCGGCCTGCGCGAACACGACACCTCAACTTACAAGGCGGTCGTGCTGGAAAATGGCATGGAGCTGCTTGTGCCTCAATTCATCAAACAGGGCGATGTGGTCAGGGTCGAGGTGGAAACAGGCAAATACCTAGAGCGGGTCAAATCCCCATCCGGCTAA
- a CDS encoding amidohydrolase family protein: MLLCLMPVAAQQPTMTIEEYEPKSTLVVPQHIVTRAKYPFIDVHSHQNSMMSAEELAKLVEQMDQLNMRVMVNLSGGSGERLKQGVANMKGRYPDRFVLFANISFEGIDQPDYGKRVAAQLEQDVKNGAQGLKIFKNLGMTARDSAGQRIPVDDPRLDPVWQKCAELKIPVLIHTADPKPFWDPMDRFNERWLELKEIPSRARPPDKFPPWEQIIGEQHNLFAKHPKTIFINAHLGWYGGNLEQLGKLMDRLPNMYTEIGAVLAELGRQPRFARQWFIKYQDRVMFGKDAWNPQEYHVYFRVLETADEYFDYYRKRHAHWKMYGLELPDEVLKKLYYKNALRVIPGINPTGFPR, translated from the coding sequence ATGCTGCTGTGTCTCATGCCGGTGGCGGCTCAACAGCCGACGATGACGATCGAAGAGTATGAGCCGAAATCCACGTTGGTTGTCCCACAGCACATCGTGACGCGAGCCAAGTATCCGTTCATTGACGTGCACAGCCATCAGAACTCGATGATGTCGGCTGAGGAACTGGCCAAATTGGTCGAGCAGATGGATCAGCTCAATATGCGTGTGATGGTCAACCTCAGCGGCGGCAGCGGCGAGCGGTTGAAACAGGGCGTTGCCAACATGAAAGGACGTTATCCAGATCGGTTCGTCCTGTTTGCCAATATCAGCTTTGAAGGGATTGACCAGCCCGATTACGGCAAGCGTGTCGCTGCTCAGTTGGAACAAGACGTGAAAAACGGCGCGCAAGGATTGAAGATTTTTAAGAACCTGGGCATGACAGCCCGCGACAGCGCCGGTCAGCGTATCCCTGTGGACGACCCGCGACTCGACCCGGTATGGCAAAAGTGCGCCGAGTTGAAAATCCCTGTGCTCATCCACACGGCTGATCCCAAGCCGTTTTGGGACCCGATGGACAGATTCAACGAGCGCTGGCTGGAGTTGAAAGAAATTCCTAGCCGCGCGCGTCCGCCTGACAAATTCCCGCCGTGGGAACAGATCATCGGCGAGCAGCATAACCTCTTTGCCAAACATCCGAAGACGATCTTCATCAATGCGCATCTGGGATGGTATGGCGGCAATCTGGAACAACTCGGCAAGCTGATGGACAGGCTGCCGAATATGTACACTGAAATCGGCGCCGTGCTGGCCGAACTGGGCCGCCAGCCACGCTTCGCGCGTCAATGGTTCATCAAGTATCAAGATCGCGTCATGTTCGGCAAAGATGCGTGGAATCCACAGGAATATCACGTCTATTTTCGCGTGCTGGAAACCGCCGACGAGTATTTCGATTACTACCGCAAACGGCACGCGCACTGGAAAATGTACGGCCTCGAATTGCCTGACGAAGTGTTAAAAAAGCTCTATTACAAAAATGCGCTGCGCGTGATCCCCGGCATCAATCCGACTGGCTTTCCCCGTTAG
- a CDS encoding serine/threonine protein kinase produces the protein MIERSASANAMTPSRTHAQQHDEWTEKIVGHYRIIEKIGMGGMCAVYRATDLIHHRDVALKALHPEFARHSQSLERFCLEAVTLAKLRHPALASVYSFFRHGDRFFIAMEFVRGLPLDRIIRQSGAMPYQQAIPLFCEILDGIAHAHQAGIVHRDIKPDNIMLTDAGTIKVMDFGIARLPRIARVTQEGMLVGTPEYMSPEQFGAEELDARSDIYSLGVVLFEMLTGRLPFTGRNEYELMKQHVEATPPAPRALVPSIPARIEAAILRALAKKPSQRFQSATEFRAELAQAVPPRPTMVETLPSEKTATSPPIKTGTSPPIETHESAHRHELSVANECDQAARTREIHSTPVEQTNLPRKGHATRVPLNQATLLNWRSYAIAVALVGFISFAAGLATTTRTPAVAPPPPPQSSLKPSDHLLRETAPPRVNAPAAPARRISNPPRKSSEQQSIALAKKEPRRLPDNHHAQSQVSQKTKQADNRVGRFFRRVGGGIKKVGSVFKGGDDK, from the coding sequence GTGATTGAACGCTCGGCGAGCGCCAACGCTATGACGCCATCGCGCACGCATGCTCAGCAGCATGATGAGTGGACCGAAAAGATCGTCGGTCATTATCGCATCATCGAAAAAATCGGCATGGGTGGCATGTGCGCCGTCTACAGGGCCACCGACTTGATCCACCACCGCGACGTTGCGCTCAAGGCGCTTCATCCTGAGTTTGCCCGTCACTCGCAGAGTTTGGAGCGATTCTGTCTGGAAGCGGTCACGCTGGCCAAGCTGAGACATCCGGCGCTCGCTTCGGTGTATAGCTTCTTCCGGCACGGCGATCGTTTTTTCATCGCCATGGAATTTGTCCGCGGCCTGCCACTGGACCGGATCATCAGGCAATCCGGCGCAATGCCCTATCAACAGGCTATACCGCTCTTCTGTGAAATTCTCGATGGCATCGCCCATGCGCATCAGGCCGGCATCGTTCACCGCGACATTAAACCGGACAACATCATGCTGACCGACGCGGGAACGATCAAGGTGATGGATTTCGGTATCGCGCGGCTCCCGCGAATCGCGCGTGTCACACAAGAAGGCATGCTGGTTGGCACACCTGAATACATGTCGCCAGAGCAGTTCGGCGCTGAAGAATTGGACGCGCGTTCCGATATTTACTCACTCGGCGTTGTGCTGTTTGAAATGCTCACAGGGCGTCTCCCCTTCACCGGCCGCAATGAATACGAACTGATGAAACAGCACGTCGAAGCCACGCCCCCGGCGCCGCGCGCGCTCGTGCCCAGCATCCCGGCGCGAATCGAAGCCGCTATTTTGCGCGCGCTGGCCAAGAAACCTAGTCAGCGATTTCAATCGGCGACCGAATTCCGTGCCGAACTTGCGCAAGCGGTTCCGCCAAGGCCAACCATGGTGGAAACCCTTCCGAGCGAAAAGACGGCCACCAGCCCACCCATAAAGACGGGCACCAGCCCACCCATCGAGACACATGAGTCAGCCCACCGCCATGAATTATCGGTTGCGAACGAATGCGACCAGGCCGCCCGCACCAGAGAAATCCACAGCACGCCGGTTGAGCAAACGAACTTGCCACGAAAGGGGCATGCGACCCGAGTGCCGCTCAATCAGGCCACACTACTCAACTGGCGATCTTATGCCATCGCTGTTGCGCTTGTCGGTTTCATCAGCTTTGCTGCTGGACTGGCAACCACCACCAGAACGCCCGCGGTCGCGCCACCACCGCCGCCACAATCATCACTCAAGCCGTCCGATCATTTACTAAGAGAAACGGCGCCACCGAGGGTCAACGCGCCTGCTGCGCCAGCGCGTCGCATTTCCAATCCACCTCGAAAGTCATCGGAGCAACAAAGCATCGCACTGGCGAAAAAGGAGCCGCGCCGACTTCCGGACAATCATCACGCTCAATCGCAGGTATCACAAAAAACGAAGCAAGCTGACAACCGGGTGGGGCGATTCTTCCGTCGAGTGGGCGGCGGAATAAAAAAGGTCGGCAGTGTATTCAAAGGCGGCGATGACAAATAA
- a CDS encoding FHA domain-containing protein, with the protein MEPIIIKHLRGSKSGQTEWFDLELNEELTIGRDPSNRLQFHKDEDDLVGRKHAKIVRQHDQTVLVDLQSRNGTFVNHERITEPTALKSGDVIEFGPGGPSIQFYQGKDSLAGLATRVLQRASTIRPTRFVVPVDATGRLKTSEMTPTDAINHSVAVKHLQGSKTGQTEWHTLGPDDELTIGRDPSNTIAFDQEKDLLAGRKHAKIIRQGDGFVVIDLDSRNGTFVNGQRVTGRSPLKPGDVIEFGVNGPKIRFYQGETLVSDLVPTAQEHVAEVIAAPTEAGDTTFTVRNLLVGTALLAIFIGFITAVMDSMSGASSKLEAGEPGASQTAWALSSYQMLIFFVTTLVVIAVLVGAFASRQDE; encoded by the coding sequence ATGGAGCCGATCATTATTAAACATCTGCGTGGTTCAAAAAGCGGCCAGACAGAATGGTTTGATCTTGAACTGAACGAAGAACTCACCATTGGCCGTGATCCCTCCAACAGGCTACAGTTTCACAAAGACGAAGACGATCTGGTCGGGCGCAAACATGCCAAGATCGTCCGGCAACATGACCAAACCGTGCTGGTGGATTTGCAGAGCCGCAACGGCACGTTCGTCAACCATGAACGCATCACTGAACCAACCGCATTGAAATCAGGCGACGTGATTGAATTTGGGCCGGGCGGGCCAAGTATTCAATTCTACCAAGGCAAAGATTCGCTGGCCGGTTTGGCCACGCGGGTGCTTCAACGGGCGTCCACTATTCGCCCAACGCGATTTGTCGTGCCAGTTGACGCGACAGGAAGACTGAAAACCTCTGAGATGACGCCGACTGACGCGATCAACCACTCAGTGGCCGTCAAACACTTGCAGGGTTCCAAAACGGGTCAAACCGAGTGGCACACACTGGGGCCGGATGATGAATTGACGATCGGTCGTGACCCATCCAACACCATTGCTTTTGATCAGGAGAAAGACCTGCTGGCCGGCCGCAAACATGCCAAAATTATCCGGCAAGGCGATGGCTTCGTGGTCATTGATCTGGACAGCCGCAACGGGACGTTTGTAAACGGCCAACGGGTTACCGGCCGGAGCCCACTCAAGCCGGGCGATGTCATCGAATTCGGCGTGAATGGGCCGAAAATCAGATTTTATCAGGGTGAAACGCTCGTCTCTGACCTCGTGCCAACGGCTCAAGAACACGTGGCAGAGGTCATCGCTGCTCCCACAGAGGCCGGTGATACGACATTCACCGTGCGAAACCTGCTCGTCGGTACGGCGTTGCTGGCCATCTTCATCGGATTTATTACGGCGGTGATGGATTCGATGAGCGGAGCATCTTCCAAGCTCGAAGCGGGTGAGCCGGGCGCCAGCCAAACGGCCTGGGCGTTGTCGAGCTACCAGATGCTGATTTTCTTTGTCACAACACTGGTGGTGATCGCCGTCCTTGTGGGCGCGTTCGCTTCGCGACAAGATGAGTAG
- a CDS encoding Gfo/Idh/MocA family oxidoreductase, protein MMRVAVIGVGQMGRHHARVYAGLESVRLVGVCDIERARAEAVAAEFHTTPYEDYRALFDQVDAVTVAVPTEHHSRIGCEFLRRGVAVLMEKPISRTLEEADALIAAAEQANVVLQVGHLERFNPAVQALGEIVTQPRFFETHRLGVFSPRSLDIDVVMDLMIHDLDVILSLVKSEVTGISAVGVPILSPRVDIANARLEFADGCVANITASRISREKVRKLRFFQPHDYVSLDYTNQEVEIFSLTSSSPPQISHRLLPVQPCEPLKAQLESFLRCVRESAPPLVDGRQGRRTLELAMRVNQKITEHAQRAGVSLMVS, encoded by the coding sequence ATGATGCGAGTCGCTGTCATTGGTGTAGGGCAAATGGGACGACACCATGCGCGTGTCTACGCCGGGTTAGAATCGGTTCGCCTGGTCGGCGTATGCGACATCGAGCGGGCGCGAGCCGAGGCCGTCGCTGCTGAATTTCACACGACGCCGTATGAGGACTATCGCGCATTGTTCGATCAGGTGGACGCTGTCACAGTCGCCGTTCCGACCGAGCATCATAGCCGGATTGGTTGTGAGTTCCTGCGACGTGGCGTCGCGGTGTTAATGGAAAAGCCGATCAGCCGCACGTTGGAGGAGGCCGACGCCTTGATTGCTGCTGCCGAACAAGCCAATGTTGTGCTTCAGGTAGGGCATCTGGAGCGATTCAATCCGGCGGTGCAGGCGCTCGGCGAGATTGTCACACAGCCCCGGTTTTTTGAAACGCATCGGCTCGGTGTGTTCAGCCCGCGCAGTCTGGATATTGATGTGGTGATGGACTTGATGATTCATGATCTGGATGTGATTTTGTCGTTGGTCAAGTCAGAGGTGACCGGCATCAGCGCCGTCGGCGTTCCAATCCTCTCGCCGCGCGTGGATATTGCCAATGCGCGGCTCGAGTTTGCTGATGGTTGTGTGGCCAACATCACTGCCAGCCGCATCTCGCGTGAGAAAGTGCGCAAGCTCCGCTTCTTTCAGCCTCACGATTATGTCTCGCTCGATTACACCAATCAGGAAGTGGAAATCTTCAGTCTCACGTCAAGCTCGCCGCCTCAGATTTCTCATCGTCTGTTGCCGGTTCAACCATGCGAACCACTGAAAGCCCAGCTTGAATCGTTCCTCCGTTGTGTGCGGGAGAGCGCCCCGCCACTCGTTGACGGGCGGCAAGGCCGGCGCACGCTGGAGCTGGCCATGCGCGTGAACCAGAAGATTACTGAACACGCGCAACGCGCCGGCGTTTCACTGATGGTGTCATGA
- a CDS encoding beta-lactamase family protein, translating into MKDPFGKIDQWLSDMIARGAVPSAAYLLAARGEVIACRAFGRAVIHPEDIKATTETIYDIASLTKPLITTTLIMQACQRRILSLNDPIARFVAEFAGTDKQTVTVEQLLTHTAGFPAWRPIYAEIKERGQLGEYLARLPLTHPPGTKVAYSDLGFITLSLLLERIYQTGFDQLTRRELLQPLGLTRTFFNPPTTLQRSIAGGELNMDREREEARQHGYDIPDHPIWQRRFIWGEVHDGNSYFLGGATGHGGLFSTLRETWALAQQYLPGSRLLQPHTLGFFSKNFTPGLNPHRSLGWMLASTPGSAAGSALSRDAFGHTGFTGTSLWIEPRLERVYILLTNRTHPRLTDANMNHVRQTFHALAARSLKQVVKKV; encoded by the coding sequence ATGAAAGACCCGTTTGGCAAAATTGATCAATGGTTGAGCGATATGATTGCGCGCGGCGCTGTGCCCAGCGCAGCATACCTGCTGGCCGCGCGCGGAGAGGTCATAGCCTGCCGCGCCTTTGGCAGAGCCGTGATCCACCCTGAAGACATCAAGGCCACCACAGAGACGATCTACGATATTGCTTCGTTAACCAAGCCGCTGATCACAACCACGCTGATCATGCAGGCCTGCCAGCGGCGCATCCTGTCGCTCAATGATCCAATCGCTCGTTTCGTCGCCGAGTTTGCCGGCACGGACAAACAGACGGTCACAGTTGAGCAATTGCTGACGCATACGGCCGGGTTTCCTGCCTGGCGCCCTATCTATGCCGAGATTAAGGAGCGCGGTCAACTGGGCGAGTATCTGGCGCGACTTCCGTTGACGCATCCGCCCGGAACCAAGGTGGCTTACAGCGATTTGGGATTTATCACGTTGAGTCTGTTGCTGGAGCGGATCTATCAGACCGGCTTTGACCAATTAACGCGCCGCGAGCTTCTTCAGCCCCTCGGCTTGACGCGGACGTTCTTCAATCCGCCTACGACGCTGCAGCGAAGCATTGCCGGAGGCGAGCTGAACATGGATCGCGAGCGCGAAGAAGCGCGACAACACGGCTATGACATCCCCGATCATCCCATCTGGCAGCGCCGTTTCATCTGGGGAGAAGTGCACGACGGCAACAGCTATTTTCTCGGCGGCGCCACAGGCCATGGCGGGTTGTTCTCGACGCTGCGAGAGACGTGGGCACTGGCCCAGCAATACTTGCCTGGAAGCCGGTTGCTACAGCCGCACACGTTAGGATTTTTCTCGAAGAATTTCACACCGGGCCTCAACCCGCATCGTTCGCTTGGCTGGATGCTGGCCAGCACGCCCGGTTCGGCGGCCGGCTCGGCGCTGTCGCGTGATGCCTTTGGGCATACAGGGTTCACCGGCACCAGCCTGTGGATTGAGCCACGGCTGGAGCGCGTCTATATCCTGCTGACCAATCGGACGCATCCACGTTTGACCGATGCCAACATGAATCACGTGCGTCAAACGTTCCATGCGTTGGCGGCTCGCAGCTTGAAGCAGGTGGTGAAGAAGGTGTAG
- a CDS encoding TonB C-terminal domain-containing protein, protein MLQRHLFASYQWLQQDRVFTTPAKVGTLVSVAAHAILFAVVYTADLGTSWLWQTPALTTPVLSQTSDVVELYGRPLILPPEVVNRLLQQGPTREPAQADLIGERGTVAQGGTSPRARDSSQNPRGSSPAGSPLSGSPTMPQAGAQSPERPVVESATQAPTVASKPTPSRGAGAGGDQQLPDVGGTTDLAQLNLPKRDVPAGVTSDEPTLVPRGPISLNVRGVGAIEEYRVYLQRAIQQRWQIPPEANLLDKTVSVTIEFVVAQDGRLVSVRLHRSSGIRALDRAAQRAIELAAPFRPLPRVFPGPTQVFTDTFIYYPPSGS, encoded by the coding sequence ATGTTACAACGACACCTGTTTGCCAGTTACCAATGGTTGCAACAGGACCGCGTCTTTACGACGCCGGCGAAAGTGGGCACACTCGTGTCGGTGGCGGCGCATGCCATTCTCTTCGCTGTGGTCTATACGGCTGATTTAGGCACAAGCTGGTTATGGCAAACGCCTGCCCTGACAACACCGGTGCTCAGCCAAACGAGCGATGTCGTCGAACTCTATGGCCGACCGCTGATTCTCCCGCCGGAAGTGGTCAATCGCCTGCTTCAGCAAGGACCGACGCGCGAGCCGGCGCAGGCAGACTTGATCGGCGAGCGCGGCACCGTCGCTCAAGGTGGAACCAGCCCACGCGCGCGCGACTCCTCGCAAAATCCTCGAGGCAGCAGTCCAGCCGGTTCGCCTCTGTCCGGTTCACCAACGATGCCGCAAGCGGGAGCACAAAGCCCGGAACGGCCGGTTGTCGAGTCGGCAACGCAGGCCCCGACCGTGGCCTCCAAGCCAACTCCCTCACGCGGCGCAGGCGCAGGCGGTGATCAACAACTGCCTGATGTTGGTGGCACGACTGACCTGGCTCAACTGAATCTACCCAAGCGGGATGTGCCCGCAGGCGTCACCAGTGATGAACCGACGCTCGTGCCGCGTGGCCCGATTTCGCTCAATGTGCGCGGCGTTGGCGCTATCGAAGAATATCGCGTCTACTTGCAGCGCGCCATTCAGCAACGCTGGCAAATCCCGCCTGAAGCCAATTTGCTCGACAAGACCGTGTCGGTCACGATCGAGTTCGTCGTCGCGCAAGATGGCCGATTGGTCTCGGTTCGCCTGCATCGTTCAAGCGGTATCCGGGCGCTGGACCGCGCGGCGCAACGCGCCATTGAGTTAGCGGCGCCGTTTCGCCCCTTGCCGCGCGTCTTTCCCGGACCGACGCAGGTGTTTACCGACACGTTTATTTACTATCCACCATCGGGCAGTTGA